In Mycobacterium branderi, the DNA window TGAATAGCCTTCGACGCGTGCCACGTGTTGGCCGCCTTCAGCCCGGCCGCACGGGATTCCAGTTCGCGCTGCTCTTCGGCGTCGGGAGCGTCCGCGGTCTGGATGTCGTGGCACTTGGCCACCAGCTCGTTCTGCGCGAACTGCAGAGCATAGGACTTGGCGATCAGCGGAAGCAGTCGGCGCTGATGCACCAGGTAATCCATGATCAGCACCTCGTGCTCGTCGTCAGGTGCAGTGAATTGCCTGCGCTGCAACGCATATCGGGTGGCGATGTCCAATGCCAGCCGAGCCGCGTTGCCGGCGCTGCCGCCCACACAGACTCGCCCGCGGATCAGGGTGCCGATCATCGTGAAGAACCGGCGACCCGGATTCTCGATCGGCGAGCTGTAGGTGCCGTCCGGCGCGACGTCGCCGTACTTGTTCAGCAGGTTCTCCCGCGGTATGCGCACGTGGTCGAACACGATGCGACCGTTGTCCACACCCGGCAGGCCACCCTTGTAGTGGTTGTCCGAGGTCGTCACACCGGGCAGGTCGTTGCCGTCGGCGTCGCGGATCGGCACCAAAAAGCAGTGCACGCCATGGTTCTCGCCGCCCGTGATCAGCTGCGCGAAAACCGCTGCAATGGTGGCGGTTTCGGCGGCGCCGCCGATGTACTCCTTGCGCGCCGACGGGGTGGCGGAGTCGATGACGAACTCTTGCGTCTGCGGGTCGTAGGTGGCGGTGGTCTCCAGCGACTGCACGTCGCTGCCGTGGCCCCATTCGGTCATCGCGAAGCAGCCGCGCAGCTCGAGGTTGATGATCTTGGGCACATACCGTTCGTGGTGGCGTTCGGTGCCCAGATTCTCCACGGCCCCGCCGAACAGACCCCACTGCACGCCGGCCTTGACCATCAGCGACAGGTCCGACATGGCCAGCATCTCGATCATCGTGATGGCCGCGCCGACGTTGCCGGTGCCGCCGTGTTCCTTGCGGAACCCGTCGTCGGCGGCGCCGGCGTCGGCCATGATCTTCATCTGCTGCGCTACTTTGGTACGGGCGATCACCGTGTTGGGCGTGTAGTGGGGGGCGAAGATCTCGTCGGTGAGCCGCTCTCGCATCTGGTTCTTCACGTCACGCCAACGGCCGTCGAGCGTGTTGCGCAGATGTTCGGCAATGGTGGTCATACCCCTGACCGTAACGCGGTCGAGGCGGCGACAGGCCGGTGAGTTTAGATATCGCCATGACGCAGTACGACGTCGGCCACACCCACTCCGACGTAAGCGGTGGTTGGTTGCGGGCGGCCAGCTTCGGCGCCATGGACGGTTTGGTCAGCAACTCGGCGCTGATCGCCGGCGTCGCCGCCAGCGCCGGCACCCAGGCCGTCGTGCTCAGCGGTATCGCCGGCCTGCTGGCCGGCGCCTTTTCGATGGCGCTCGGCGAATACACGTCGGTGACCACCGCCAACGAGCAGATCGATTCAGAGGTCTACGTCGAACGTCGCGCGCTGCGCACCCGCCCGCATGCCGAGCGGGCCGAGCTCGTGGGCATGCTGGTGCAGCTGGGCCTAACCGAGCACACCGCCGAGGTCGCCGCCGACGAGATCCACCGCGACGAGAAGGGCGCGATCACCTTCCATCTCGCGCAGGAGCTCGGTGTCAACCCCAGCCACAGGCCGTCGCCCTGGCTGGCGGCTATGTCGTCGTTCGCGATGTTCGCCGTCGGCGCGGTGATCCCGCTGATTCCCTACCTGCTCGGTTTCGAGTCGCTGGCGGCGGGGCTGGCCTGCGCGGGCGTCGGTCTCTTGATCGCGGGCGGCGCTGCGACCCGGTTCACCCGCAAACCGATCTGGTGGGGGGCGTCGCGCCAGTTGCTGTTCGGTGCTGTCGCCATCGCCGCCACTCATGCCGTCGGCAAGCTCATCGGGATGGTGGTGTGACGGTGGTTTCGACGCGCCGCAGCCGCCACCGCACGAAAACGGCGCCCAACACTCCGAAACCGACCAGGATCGCCATGTCGAGCAGCCACCAGCCCGCCGAGTGGGTCCACGACTCGTCGT includes these proteins:
- a CDS encoding acyl-CoA dehydrogenase family protein, producing MTTIAEHLRNTLDGRWRDVKNQMRERLTDEIFAPHYTPNTVIARTKVAQQMKIMADAGAADDGFRKEHGGTGNVGAAITMIEMLAMSDLSLMVKAGVQWGLFGGAVENLGTERHHERYVPKIINLELRGCFAMTEWGHGSDVQSLETTATYDPQTQEFVIDSATPSARKEYIGGAAETATIAAVFAQLITGGENHGVHCFLVPIRDADGNDLPGVTTSDNHYKGGLPGVDNGRIVFDHVRIPRENLLNKYGDVAPDGTYSSPIENPGRRFFTMIGTLIRGRVCVGGSAGNAARLALDIATRYALQRRQFTAPDDEHEVLIMDYLVHQRRLLPLIAKSYALQFAQNELVAKCHDIQTADAPDAEEQRELESRAAGLKAANTWHASKAIQEAREACGGAGYMAENRLIALRADTDVFTTFEGDNHVLTQLVAKELLTAYADDIRSMSPVEWVRFAANAVSDRVMKRTAAEAIMQRIIDARQDSEEEGSLFNRGTQVKMFEDREEYLLSSVARRLQAKSNEMSAFDAFNAVQDHVLHAASAHIDRVVLEAFVAGIDSCEDEKAREILDLVCDLYALTVIEDDKAWYIEHRYLSTERAKAVTRGINDRCRRLRPYAETLVDGFGIPEPLRYAEMLHPENLPD
- a CDS encoding VIT1/CCC1 transporter family protein is translated as MTQYDVGHTHSDVSGGWLRAASFGAMDGLVSNSALIAGVAASAGTQAVVLSGIAGLLAGAFSMALGEYTSVTTANEQIDSEVYVERRALRTRPHAERAELVGMLVQLGLTEHTAEVAADEIHRDEKGAITFHLAQELGVNPSHRPSPWLAAMSSFAMFAVGAVIPLIPYLLGFESLAAGLACAGVGLLIAGGAATRFTRKPIWWGASRQLLFGAVAIAATHAVGKLIGMVV